The following proteins come from a genomic window of Mycolicibacterium rufum:
- the cobF gene encoding precorrin-6A synthase (deacetylating) has protein sequence MNAPVRIRVLGVGMGPQHVTREVAEALRSVDYVLAAEKSDDDALLALRRAIVDAHPGPRGPADVVAVPDPPRDRSAGLSTERYESAVTDWHDARAERYAEVLRCRGGTAAFLVWGDPSLYDSTIRIVEKVRGQGLDVDYDVLPGISAPGLLAARHRIVLHEVGRSVHITTGRRLQEAVAAGIDNIVAMLNPPPQRLDVSGLHDWTIWWGANLGAPGEQLLTGRLGDVLPALPDARAAAEARDGWVMDLFLLRKP, from the coding sequence ATGAACGCGCCGGTCAGGATTCGTGTCCTCGGCGTCGGGATGGGTCCCCAGCACGTGACGCGCGAGGTCGCCGAGGCCCTGCGGTCGGTCGACTACGTCCTGGCCGCCGAGAAGTCCGACGACGACGCGCTGCTCGCGCTGCGGCGCGCGATCGTCGACGCCCACCCCGGTCCGCGCGGGCCCGCCGACGTGGTCGCCGTGCCCGACCCGCCGCGTGATCGCTCGGCCGGCCTGAGCACCGAGCGCTACGAGTCCGCCGTCACCGACTGGCACGACGCCCGGGCCGAGCGCTACGCCGAGGTGCTGCGGTGCCGCGGCGGCACCGCCGCGTTCCTGGTCTGGGGTGACCCGTCGCTGTACGACTCGACGATCCGGATCGTCGAGAAGGTGCGCGGCCAGGGGCTCGACGTCGACTACGACGTGCTGCCCGGGATCAGTGCGCCCGGCCTGCTGGCCGCGCGGCACCGCATCGTGCTGCACGAGGTGGGCCGGTCGGTGCACATCACCACCGGCCGGCGGCTCCAGGAGGCGGTGGCGGCCGGCATCGACAACATCGTCGCGATGCTCAACCCGCCGCCGCAGCGCCTCGACGTCAGCGGCCTGCACGACTGGACGATCTGGTGGGGGGCCAACCTCGGTGCGCCCGGGGAACAGCTGCTGACCGGCCGGCTCGGCGACGTGCTGCCCGCACTGCCCGACGCCCGGGCGGCCGCCGAGGCCCGCGACGGCTGGGTGATGGACCTGTTCCTGCTCAGGAAGCCGTGA
- a CDS encoding phage holin family protein gives MTEPKTESSTGELLGQLSSQTSRLIRDELRLAQKEMQESAKHAGVGAGLAGAAGLLAVLGLATLIAAAVAALSLVLPVWAAAVIVAVVLFAAAGIAALIGKKQVEKVPPPAAVSVDSVKTDIAELKGARHGSTA, from the coding sequence ATGACGGAACCGAAGACCGAGTCCTCCACTGGGGAGCTGTTGGGTCAGTTGTCCTCGCAGACGTCACGCCTGATTCGTGACGAGCTGCGGTTGGCGCAGAAGGAAATGCAGGAGTCGGCCAAGCATGCCGGCGTGGGTGCCGGCCTGGCCGGCGCGGCCGGACTGCTCGCAGTCCTCGGGTTGGCCACCCTGATCGCGGCGGCGGTCGCGGCGCTGTCCCTCGTGCTGCCGGTGTGGGCGGCCGCGGTGATCGTCGCCGTCGTGCTGTTCGCGGCGGCGGGCATCGCCGCGCTGATCGGCAAGAAGCAGGTGGAGAAAGTGCCGCCGCCGGCCGCGGTGTCGGTGGACAGCGTCAAGACCGACATCGCCGAATTGAAGGGAGCCCGCCATGGCAGCACAGCCTGA
- a CDS encoding NAD-dependent epimerase/dehydratase family protein: MRIVVTGASGNVGTALLRRLAQDAPGHDVVGVVRRPPEPGGVYGDVAWHSIDLAEPDAATRLRPVLDGADTVVHLAWGFQPTRNTDYLHRVGVGGTSAVLEAAHSVSVGQLVHMSSVGTYAAGRYARRVDESWCTSGIPSSAYSRDKSAAEGLLDDYERDHGNIGIARMRPGFIVQRAAASGLMRYALPGWVPMLAIPLLPVLPLDRRLCIPLVHADDVAAAIVQAIERRATGAFNLAAEPPITRNEVAKVLGSFPVHVPSGVLGALVDLSWRARLQPIDRGWLDLAFSVPLLDCTRARTELGWQPQWSSVAALTDVITGVAQQAHTESPPLRARSMIEQARRDLTEGLMTTRHLP, encoded by the coding sequence ATGCGCATCGTCGTCACCGGCGCGTCGGGCAACGTCGGCACCGCCCTGCTGCGCCGGCTGGCCCAGGACGCGCCGGGCCACGACGTCGTCGGCGTGGTGCGCCGACCCCCCGAACCCGGCGGCGTCTACGGCGACGTGGCATGGCACAGCATCGATCTCGCCGAGCCCGACGCCGCGACCCGCCTGCGTCCCGTCCTCGACGGCGCCGACACGGTCGTCCACCTCGCGTGGGGCTTCCAGCCGACGCGCAACACCGACTACCTGCACCGCGTCGGAGTCGGCGGCACCTCCGCCGTTCTGGAAGCGGCGCACAGTGTTTCGGTCGGCCAGTTGGTGCACATGTCGTCGGTCGGCACCTACGCCGCGGGCCGGTACGCGCGACGGGTCGACGAATCCTGGTGCACCTCGGGCATCCCGTCGTCGGCGTACAGCCGCGACAAGTCGGCCGCCGAGGGACTGCTCGACGACTACGAACGCGATCACGGGAACATCGGGATCGCCCGCATGCGACCGGGATTCATCGTGCAGCGCGCGGCGGCCAGCGGGCTGATGCGGTATGCGCTGCCCGGCTGGGTTCCGATGCTGGCGATACCACTGCTGCCGGTGCTCCCGCTCGACCGGCGGCTGTGCATCCCGCTCGTGCACGCCGACGACGTCGCCGCGGCCATCGTGCAGGCGATCGAACGCCGCGCCACCGGTGCGTTCAATCTGGCCGCCGAACCGCCCATCACCCGCAACGAGGTGGCAAAGGTGTTGGGCTCCTTCCCCGTTCACGTGCCGTCCGGCGTGTTGGGCGCCCTGGTCGATCTGAGCTGGCGGGCGCGCCTGCAGCCGATCGACCGCGGCTGGCTGGACCTCGCGTTCAGCGTTCCGCTGCTGGACTGCACGCGCGCCCGCACCGAACTGGGATGGCAGCCTCAGTGGTCCTCGGTTGCCGCGCTCACCGACGTCATCACCGGCGTCGCACAGCAGGCCCACACCGAAAGTCCGCCGCTGCGTGCCCGGTCCATGATCGAGCAGGCGCGCCGCGACCTCACCGAGGGTCTGATGACCACCCGGCACCTGCCCTAA
- a CDS encoding cutinase family protein translates to MTDQHTVRRALLTSGIGAVAAAGLIGPGAANAQAADACSDVAVVFARGTAEPAGLGRVGAAFVDDLRDQLGGRSVSAAAVNYPASYDFLQSAPAGADDASAQIQATAARCPDTRIVVGGYSQGAAVVDLITGDPAATFGFGRPMPAAVADHVAAVAVFGNPAGRIGRTLTTSSPLYGAKTIDLCNGADPVCSDGDDRPAHSNYVESGMVSQAADFVAGRLAGGAPADVLVNAAGTAG, encoded by the coding sequence ATGACCGACCAGCACACCGTGCGGCGGGCCCTGTTGACGAGCGGTATCGGCGCGGTCGCCGCGGCCGGCCTGATCGGTCCCGGCGCGGCGAATGCCCAAGCCGCCGACGCCTGTTCCGACGTGGCGGTCGTCTTCGCGCGGGGCACCGCCGAACCCGCGGGCCTCGGCCGCGTCGGCGCAGCCTTCGTCGACGATCTGCGCGACCAGCTCGGCGGTCGCAGCGTCAGCGCAGCCGCGGTGAATTACCCTGCGTCCTACGACTTCCTGCAGTCGGCGCCCGCCGGTGCCGACGACGCCAGCGCCCAGATCCAGGCCACCGCCGCCCGCTGCCCCGACACCCGCATCGTGGTGGGCGGCTACTCCCAGGGTGCGGCGGTGGTGGACCTGATCACCGGCGATCCCGCCGCCACGTTCGGCTTCGGGCGTCCGATGCCGGCCGCGGTCGCCGACCACGTCGCCGCTGTCGCGGTGTTCGGCAACCCCGCCGGGCGGATCGGCCGCACCCTGACCACGTCGAGCCCGCTCTACGGCGCCAAGACCATCGACCTGTGCAACGGTGCCGACCCGGTCTGCTCCGACGGCGACGACCGGCCGGCGCACAGCAACTACGTGGAATCCGGAATGGTCAGCCAGGCAGCCGATTTCGTCGCCGGCAGGCTCGCAGGCGGTGCCCCCGCCGACGTGCTGGTGAACGCAGCGGGCACCGCGGGCTGA
- a CDS encoding spore photoproduct lyase family protein — MTRRTPTDLASRLLEVKRIYHEPDIDRFARARAVLDRYPDAERIEVASHQAIPGLYGNEGNVEDWVRNKREVLVLGEKKSLSARRNERSSDWIAPSTSNGCAMACSYCYVPRRKGYANPITVFANIEKILGYLERHAARQGVKPEPNQCDPVDWVYDIGENSDCSVDAMVSDNVHDLVDLFARLPNAKASFATKLVNPDLLTYDPRGGTRIRFSLMPAETSRLVDVRTSKIAERIAALDDFVEAGYEVHLNFSPVIVHENWLADWTELLEQVADGTTARTRRQLAAEIIFLTHNEGLHEVNLGWHPRGEDLLWRPDLQQVKRSESGQWNVRYKSPWKGRWVAQLTDLIGTTLPECRIRYAF, encoded by the coding sequence GTGACCCGCCGGACCCCCACCGATCTCGCCAGCCGGCTGCTCGAGGTCAAACGGATCTACCACGAGCCGGACATCGACCGCTTCGCCCGGGCGCGCGCGGTGCTCGACCGTTACCCCGACGCCGAACGCATCGAGGTGGCGTCGCATCAGGCAATCCCCGGCCTGTACGGCAACGAGGGCAACGTCGAGGACTGGGTGCGCAACAAGCGCGAGGTGCTGGTGCTCGGCGAGAAGAAGAGCCTCAGCGCGCGCCGCAACGAACGGTCCAGCGACTGGATCGCGCCGTCGACCTCCAACGGCTGTGCGATGGCGTGCTCGTACTGCTACGTGCCGCGGCGCAAGGGGTACGCGAACCCGATCACCGTGTTCGCCAACATCGAGAAGATCCTCGGCTACCTCGAACGGCACGCGGCCCGCCAAGGCGTCAAACCCGAACCCAATCAATGCGATCCGGTCGACTGGGTCTACGACATCGGGGAGAACAGCGACTGCTCGGTCGACGCGATGGTGTCCGACAACGTGCACGACCTCGTCGACCTGTTCGCCCGGCTGCCGAACGCCAAGGCGAGCTTCGCCACCAAGCTCGTCAACCCCGACCTGCTGACCTATGACCCCCGCGGCGGCACCCGGATCCGGTTCAGCCTGATGCCCGCCGAGACGTCGCGCCTCGTCGACGTCCGCACCTCGAAGATCGCCGAACGCATCGCGGCCCTCGACGACTTCGTGGAGGCGGGCTACGAGGTGCACCTCAACTTCAGCCCCGTGATCGTGCACGAGAACTGGCTGGCCGACTGGACCGAACTGCTCGAGCAGGTCGCCGACGGGACGACCGCACGCACCCGCCGCCAGCTCGCCGCGGAGATCATCTTCCTCACCCACAACGAGGGCCTGCACGAGGTCAACCTCGGCTGGCATCCGCGCGGGGAGGACCTGTTGTGGCGACCCGACCTCCAGCAGGTCAAGCGCAGCGAGAGCGGGCAGTGGAACGTCCGGTACAAGTCGCCGTGGAAGGGCCGCTGGGTGGCGCAGCTGACCGACCTGATCGGCACCACCCTGCCCGAGTGCCGGATCCGCTACGCGTTCTGA
- a CDS encoding DUF3618 domain-containing protein has translation MAAQPDPRPEPGPDAGIDELQADIERTRAELGETVGALSGKLDVKGRAQQKVADTKQAVAQRSHDALDTAKAKPAVPVGAVVAAVAAVGLLIWLRRRR, from the coding sequence ATGGCAGCACAGCCTGATCCGCGGCCGGAGCCGGGTCCGGACGCCGGCATCGACGAGCTGCAGGCCGACATCGAACGCACCCGCGCCGAACTCGGCGAGACCGTCGGCGCGCTGTCCGGCAAGCTCGACGTCAAGGGTCGCGCCCAGCAGAAGGTCGCCGACACGAAACAGGCTGTCGCGCAACGTAGTCACGACGCGCTCGACACCGCCAAGGCGAAGCCGGCCGTTCCGGTGGGCGCTGTGGTCGCCGCGGTGGCCGCGGTGGGCCTGCTGATCTGGCTGCGCCGCCGGCGTTGA
- a CDS encoding YihY/virulence factor BrkB family protein, with translation MVKWLDRVQQRSRAAGFAIAVVYKYVDDQAGYLAALITYYAFVSLFPLLLLLTTVLGVVLSGRPEWREQIVSAAIDQFPVISDQLSRPEALSGGTTAVIIGIAGALYGGLGVGNALQNAMNTVWAVPRYTRPDPIKARLYSLMLLIVLGSAVIGTTVLTAVGRAWAGLGFLGTAGVVVASLALNTAVCVAAFRVTTVRPLSYRDVLPGAITAAVLWQMLQWFGAAYVAHVLGTASATNSVFAIVLGLLAFLYLVSTSLLVCAEINAVRVDRLHPRALLTPFTDNVELTDADRKMYAGQAEAQQAKGFQRVDVTFHRPEADDDTGVCTPEGQGMAEAHPRSGGQSHERHQPNAVGGPSGPEGPT, from the coding sequence ATGGTCAAGTGGCTGGATCGCGTGCAGCAGCGCAGCCGGGCGGCGGGCTTCGCCATCGCCGTGGTCTACAAGTACGTCGATGATCAGGCCGGTTATCTGGCCGCGCTGATCACCTACTACGCGTTCGTCTCGCTGTTCCCGCTGCTCCTGCTGCTGACGACGGTGCTGGGCGTGGTGCTCTCGGGCCGACCGGAGTGGCGCGAGCAGATCGTCAGCGCCGCCATCGACCAGTTCCCGGTGATCAGCGACCAGCTGAGCCGACCCGAGGCGCTCAGCGGCGGCACGACCGCGGTGATCATCGGCATCGCAGGCGCGCTGTACGGCGGACTCGGCGTCGGCAACGCCCTGCAGAACGCGATGAACACCGTCTGGGCTGTCCCGCGCTACACCCGTCCCGACCCCATCAAGGCACGGCTGTACAGCCTGATGCTGTTGATCGTGCTGGGGTCGGCCGTCATCGGGACGACCGTCCTGACGGCGGTCGGCAGGGCCTGGGCCGGTCTGGGGTTCCTGGGCACCGCCGGTGTCGTCGTCGCGTCGCTCGCGCTGAACACGGCGGTCTGCGTCGCGGCGTTCCGGGTGACCACGGTGCGACCGCTGAGCTACCGCGACGTCCTCCCCGGGGCGATCACGGCCGCCGTGCTCTGGCAGATGCTCCAGTGGTTCGGAGCGGCCTACGTGGCCCACGTGCTGGGCACGGCCAGCGCCACCAACAGTGTGTTCGCGATCGTGCTGGGCCTGCTCGCGTTCCTGTACCTCGTGTCGACGTCGCTGCTGGTGTGCGCGGAGATCAACGCCGTGCGCGTGGATCGGCTGCACCCCCGCGCCCTGCTGACGCCGTTCACCGACAACGTCGAGCTCACCGACGCGGACCGCAAGATGTACGCCGGCCAAGCCGAAGCCCAGCAGGCCAAAGGCTTCCAGCGCGTCGACGTGACCTTCCACCGACCCGAGGCCGACGACGACACCGGCGTTTGCACCCCCGAGGGCCAGGGTATGGCCGAGGCACATCCACGAAGCGGAGGCCAATCCCATGAGCGTCACCAGCCGAACGCGGTCGGCGGCCCGTCTGGGCCTGAAGGTCCAACGTAG
- a CDS encoding LysR family transcriptional regulator ArgP yields the protein MTGQVDSGQLAALAAVVEFGSFDAAATHLHVTPSAISQRIKALEQRVGQVLVLREKPCVATAAGAPLLRLAAQTALLEAEALAEMRGGSAERPRIALAVNADSMATWFTGVFDRLTDALLDLRIEDQDHSARLLREGVVMGAVTTERSAVTGCRVRPLGVMRYRPVATPDFVARHLPDGFTADAAGRAPSLAWNRDDALQDQLVRKVFGRAVRRPVHYVPTATGFGAAVHAGLGWGMYPEQLIDRSFVRICDEHLDVPLYWQCWKLDSPTVDLVTDAVCAAAADLPRSP from the coding sequence GTGACGGGCCAGGTGGACAGCGGTCAGCTCGCGGCCCTGGCGGCGGTCGTCGAGTTCGGCAGCTTCGACGCGGCGGCCACCCACCTGCACGTCACGCCCTCGGCGATCAGCCAGCGCATCAAGGCGCTCGAACAGCGTGTCGGCCAGGTGTTGGTGCTGCGCGAGAAGCCCTGTGTCGCAACGGCAGCCGGTGCTCCACTGCTGCGGCTCGCCGCCCAGACCGCGCTGCTGGAGGCCGAGGCGCTCGCCGAGATGCGAGGCGGCTCGGCCGAGCGGCCGAGGATCGCGCTGGCCGTCAACGCGGACTCGATGGCGACCTGGTTTACCGGCGTGTTCGACCGGCTCACCGATGCGCTGCTCGACCTGCGCATCGAGGACCAGGACCACTCCGCCCGCCTGCTCCGCGAGGGCGTGGTGATGGGGGCGGTCACCACCGAGCGGTCCGCGGTCACCGGCTGCCGGGTGCGGCCGCTGGGCGTCATGCGCTACCGGCCGGTGGCCACGCCCGACTTCGTCGCGCGGCACCTGCCCGACGGGTTCACCGCCGACGCCGCCGGACGAGCCCCGTCGCTGGCGTGGAACCGGGACGACGCGCTGCAGGACCAGTTGGTGCGCAAGGTGTTCGGCCGTGCGGTGCGCCGTCCCGTGCACTACGTGCCGACCGCCACGGGCTTCGGCGCGGCCGTGCACGCCGGTCTGGGCTGGGGCATGTATCCCGAGCAGTTGATCGACAGGTCGTTTGTGCGCATCTGCGACGAGCACCTCGACGTGCCGTTGTACTGGCAGTGCTGGAAGCTCGACAGCCCAACCGTCGACCTGGTGACCGACGCCGTCTGCGCCGCCGCGGCCGACCTGCCGCGGTCCCCCTGA
- a CDS encoding flavin-containing monooxygenase produces the protein MTTTVAVIGAGPGGLVAARWLAAQGFEPHLFEQAPVLGGQWSGLDGTSGVWPGLYTNTSRVLTAFSDLPHGGDQTFLAAGDIRRYLQRYAEAFGLVDRIRLSTRVSGLSRAARGWTVDTDGGAETFDRVVVASGRFQKPTVPAVPGLDSFVGSEGATSTFHYRGADRYRGKRVLVGGCAVSALEVAAELAQGGAEAVVVTQRRQRYVLPKFAAGVPSDHRIFTRYGALADERLPRSVVDRQLRDIVTEAGGSPEQYGAPRPDPSLFAAGVTLSQHYLPLVAEGRIGIRPWLTSVSGRDVTFGDGSTAAFDGLIFGTGFALDLPFLDDDIRATVGLDAVHLDADRHTFHPDLPGLAFVGMWDQSGGYFVPLELQARWIAYTWGGVIPPPDPDAQRAAVDAYRARRGLPQKTRMNLAALTFARAAGCEPDLGAWPDLQRALLFGPLAPSSFRLEGPDALPGAAEAFARDAAAFGAITSTGFTDRERECWELLQSH, from the coding sequence GTGACGACGACGGTGGCGGTCATCGGGGCGGGCCCCGGCGGGCTCGTCGCCGCGCGCTGGCTCGCCGCGCAGGGCTTCGAGCCGCACCTGTTCGAACAGGCGCCCGTCCTCGGCGGGCAGTGGAGCGGCCTGGACGGCACCAGCGGTGTCTGGCCCGGCCTCTACACCAACACCAGCCGCGTCCTGACGGCGTTCAGCGATCTGCCCCATGGCGGCGACCAGACGTTCCTCGCCGCCGGCGACATCCGTCGATACCTGCAGCGCTACGCCGAGGCTTTCGGACTGGTCGACCGAATCCGGTTGTCCACCAGGGTGTCTGGTCTCAGCAGGGCCGCCCGGGGCTGGACCGTCGACACCGACGGCGGTGCCGAGACGTTCGACCGGGTCGTGGTGGCCAGCGGGCGTTTCCAGAAGCCCACGGTGCCGGCGGTGCCGGGGCTGGACTCCTTCGTCGGCTCGGAAGGGGCGACGTCGACGTTCCACTACCGCGGGGCCGACCGGTATCGCGGTAAACGCGTCCTGGTCGGCGGTTGTGCGGTGAGTGCACTCGAGGTCGCCGCCGAGCTCGCGCAGGGCGGCGCCGAGGCGGTGGTGGTGACCCAGCGGCGGCAGCGGTACGTGCTGCCGAAGTTCGCGGCCGGCGTCCCGTCCGATCATCGGATCTTCACCCGCTACGGCGCGTTGGCCGACGAGCGGTTGCCGAGATCGGTGGTCGACCGCCAGCTGCGCGACATCGTGACCGAGGCCGGGGGCAGCCCGGAACAGTACGGCGCGCCGCGGCCGGACCCGTCGCTGTTCGCGGCCGGGGTGACGCTCAGCCAGCACTACCTGCCGCTGGTCGCCGAGGGCCGGATCGGGATCCGGCCGTGGCTGACGTCGGTGTCGGGGCGCGACGTCACGTTCGGTGACGGCAGCACCGCGGCGTTCGACGGCCTGATCTTCGGCACCGGGTTCGCCCTCGATCTGCCGTTCCTCGACGACGACATCAGGGCCACGGTCGGGCTCGACGCCGTCCACCTCGATGCGGACCGCCACACGTTTCACCCGGATCTTCCCGGTCTCGCGTTCGTCGGGATGTGGGATCAGTCGGGCGGCTACTTCGTCCCGCTGGAACTGCAGGCCCGCTGGATCGCCTACACCTGGGGAGGGGTGATCCCGCCGCCCGATCCCGACGCCCAGCGCGCGGCGGTCGACGCGTACCGGGCCCGGCGCGGCCTGCCGCAGAAGACGCGGATGAACCTGGCGGCGCTGACCTTCGCGCGGGCGGCCGGCTGCGAGCCGGACCTCGGCGCCTGGCCGGACCTGCAGCGCGCCCTGCTGTTCGGGCCGCTGGCACCGAGCAGCTTCCGGCTCGAAGGGCCCGACGCCCTGCCCGGCGCCGCCGAGGCGTTCGCCCGCGACGCGGCGGCCTTCGGCGCCATCACGTCGACGGGCTTCACGGACCGCGAGCGGGAGTGCTGGGAGTTGCTTCAGTCGCACTGA
- a CDS encoding DUF5718 family protein yields MIDIALSEMRNWFGFGVAGNFAGHLEQAGEAVDFVNVASEGTAPKGIFPWYAPGAESFLGEFPLSNDAIELPAETDGPLNLQIEPEVGLACRVVWQGDTVVTLQPFALGAFNDCSIRRPGAKKISHKKNWGPASKGVSESFFEISDLTPDGPTASLRLVCFLHSDGAEHAYGVDSPLIGYSYYGEVLLDWIVERLANQKGSPETPLEDVGALMVASGHPENVLIGIGATRYTELGESTYLKTGDEAIVRVYDTETDAAAELRQTVR; encoded by the coding sequence GTGATCGACATCGCCCTGAGCGAGATGCGCAACTGGTTCGGTTTCGGCGTGGCGGGCAACTTCGCCGGACACCTCGAACAGGCGGGCGAGGCCGTCGATTTCGTCAACGTGGCCAGCGAAGGAACCGCCCCCAAGGGCATCTTCCCGTGGTACGCGCCCGGCGCGGAGAGTTTCCTCGGCGAGTTCCCGCTGTCCAACGACGCGATCGAACTGCCTGCCGAGACGGACGGGCCGCTGAACCTGCAGATCGAACCCGAGGTCGGGCTGGCGTGCCGCGTGGTGTGGCAGGGCGACACGGTCGTCACGCTGCAACCGTTCGCGCTCGGCGCCTTCAACGACTGCTCGATCCGCCGACCGGGCGCCAAGAAGATCAGCCACAAGAAGAACTGGGGTCCGGCCTCCAAGGGTGTCTCGGAGTCGTTCTTCGAGATCAGTGACCTCACCCCGGACGGGCCGACCGCATCGCTGCGGCTGGTCTGTTTCCTGCACTCCGACGGCGCCGAGCACGCCTACGGCGTCGACAGCCCCCTGATCGGCTACTCCTACTACGGCGAGGTGCTGCTCGACTGGATCGTCGAGCGACTCGCCAACCAGAAGGGCTCGCCCGAGACCCCGCTCGAGGACGTCGGTGCGTTGATGGTGGCCAGTGGCCACCCCGAGAATGTGCTGATCGGTATCGGCGCGACGCGCTACACCGAGCTCGGGGAGAGCACCTACCTCAAGACGGGTGACGAGGCGATCGTGCGGGTCTACGACACCGAGACCGACGCCGCCGCGGAGCTGCGCCAGACGGTGCGTTAG
- a CDS encoding YihY/virulence factor BrkB family protein, translating into MQQQLTPSRPRRSPAALAGAFLAGMATGALTTRKATDERPAPRPAGPVDTGVDDVDDPPAPAETLEDRPSPDDPGKPESPTQLTRPSKLYVLRQTVGEFTRDQCMDLAAALTYYAVLSLFPALLVVMSLLGVFGQGERTADAILGIVDDVSPGAAVDVLRQPIEQLVNAPSAGFTLVAGILGALWSASGYVGAFGRAMNRIYEVDEGRPAWKLRLQQLALTFGGLLVAAIAAFLLAVSGPVAEALGGHLGIGETGLAVWNIARWPVLLLLVIVGVATLYFTGPNVKQPKFRWISVGAAIAILTWIVASLLFGFYVANFGSYNKTFGTLAGVIVFLLWLWLTNLALLFGAEVDAELERGRQLQAGIAAEDDLQLPLRDTKMIDKNAEKEHALRRRGRTLRHSRGKRA; encoded by the coding sequence ATGCAGCAGCAGCTCACGCCATCGCGTCCGCGCCGCAGCCCCGCCGCACTGGCCGGCGCCTTCCTCGCCGGCATGGCCACCGGCGCCCTGACGACACGCAAGGCCACCGACGAGCGCCCCGCGCCGCGCCCCGCGGGACCGGTGGACACGGGGGTCGACGACGTCGACGATCCGCCGGCGCCCGCCGAGACGCTCGAGGACCGCCCGAGCCCCGACGATCCCGGCAAGCCGGAATCCCCCACCCAGCTGACCCGGCCGTCGAAGCTCTATGTCCTGCGCCAGACCGTCGGCGAGTTCACCCGCGACCAGTGCATGGACCTGGCCGCGGCGCTGACCTACTACGCCGTGCTGTCGCTGTTCCCCGCGCTGCTCGTGGTGATGTCCCTGCTGGGCGTGTTCGGTCAGGGTGAGCGCACCGCCGACGCGATCCTCGGCATCGTCGACGACGTCAGCCCCGGCGCGGCCGTCGACGTGCTGCGCCAGCCCATCGAGCAACTCGTCAACGCGCCGTCGGCGGGCTTCACGCTGGTCGCCGGCATCCTCGGCGCGCTGTGGTCGGCGTCGGGCTACGTGGGCGCCTTCGGTCGGGCGATGAACCGCATCTACGAGGTCGACGAGGGCCGTCCGGCGTGGAAGCTGCGTCTCCAGCAACTCGCGCTGACATTCGGCGGCCTCCTCGTCGCCGCGATCGCCGCCTTCCTGCTGGCGGTCAGCGGCCCGGTGGCCGAGGCGCTCGGAGGCCACCTCGGCATCGGCGAGACCGGCCTGGCGGTGTGGAACATCGCGCGCTGGCCGGTGCTGCTGCTGCTCGTCATCGTCGGCGTGGCGACGCTGTACTTCACCGGGCCGAACGTCAAGCAGCCCAAGTTCCGCTGGATCAGCGTGGGCGCGGCCATCGCGATTCTCACCTGGATCGTCGCGTCGCTGCTGTTCGGCTTCTACGTCGCCAACTTCGGCAGCTACAACAAGACCTTCGGCACGCTCGCCGGGGTCATCGTTTTCCTGCTCTGGCTGTGGCTGACCAACCTGGCGCTGCTGTTCGGCGCCGAGGTGGACGCCGAGCTCGAGCGCGGCCGCCAATTGCAGGCCGGGATCGCCGCCGAGGACGACCTGCAGCTGCCGCTGCGCGACACGAAAATGATCGACAAGAACGCCGAGAAGGAGCACGCGCTGCGCCGCCGCGGTCGCACGCTGCGGCACTCTCGCGGAAAGCGGGCATGA